Proteins co-encoded in one Desulfuromonas sp. genomic window:
- the mreD gene encoding rod shape-determining protein MreD → MKRALAYFAAGFAFLLVQTALLPALLPWALKPDLLLILVIYLGLNEDSLRGGIIAYGLGFLTDAMAGGLFGLHGFALLVTFFAVRGASGRLNTESSLLLLMLTFFGTFVEGGLLAFSVGFMADAGTLWSFILGGLGAQALINLFAALVLLKGLVPLQRRLAPRAGIPGLRHLDRRYES, encoded by the coding sequence GTGAAACGGGCTCTCGCCTATTTCGCCGCGGGGTTCGCCTTTCTCCTGGTGCAGACGGCGTTGCTTCCTGCGCTTCTTCCCTGGGCACTCAAGCCCGACCTGCTGCTGATCCTGGTCATCTACCTCGGTCTTAACGAGGATTCCCTGCGTGGCGGGATCATCGCCTACGGACTCGGCTTCCTGACCGATGCCATGGCCGGCGGCCTTTTCGGACTTCATGGCTTCGCCCTGCTGGTCACCTTCTTCGCGGTGCGCGGGGCGAGCGGGCGCCTCAACACCGAAAGCTCTCTTCTGCTGCTGATGCTCACTTTCTTCGGCACCTTCGTTGAGGGGGGACTGCTCGCCTTCTCCGTGGGATTCATGGCCGATGCCGGCACTCTGTGGTCCTTTATCCTCGGTGGACTTGGAGCTCAAGCCCTGATCAACCTGTTCGCCGCCCTGGTGCTCCTCAAGGGGCTCGTTCCGCTTCAGAGACGCCTCGCGCCCCGGGCCGGAATCCCGGGACTGCGCCATCTGGATCGCCGTTATGAGTCTTAA
- the mreC gene encoding rod shape-determining protein MreC has protein sequence MFELLRKYRRSLVATALLLAALLLYSGHLKKREHTTLFERAVLRLAAPLQGALSAPWELLADKWERYLYLVRTEDDNARMHEENRTLKAELAGLQEVRLANERLRLLLDFRDRVALPALPAQVVAEDASNWFRTVVIDKGLEDGVREGMPVVVAEGVVGRIIRCGAHQARVLLITDASSAVASLVQRNRTRGVCRGRGQTLTLEFALRLEDIKAGDRIVTSGMGGVFPKGLVIGEVVKVYRGDYGLFQSVEMAPATDFARLEEVLVLLGEEP, from the coding sequence ATGTTTGAACTGCTCAGAAAATACCGAAGATCCCTCGTTGCGACCGCTCTCCTGCTGGCCGCCCTCCTGCTCTATTCGGGGCATTTGAAAAAACGCGAGCATACCACCCTTTTCGAACGGGCCGTCCTGCGCCTGGCCGCCCCACTGCAGGGGGCTCTCTCCGCACCCTGGGAACTTCTGGCCGACAAATGGGAGCGTTACCTGTACCTTGTTCGCACCGAGGATGACAACGCCCGGATGCACGAGGAGAATCGCACCCTCAAGGCCGAGTTGGCAGGCCTTCAGGAGGTGCGTCTTGCCAACGAGAGGCTGCGCCTCCTCCTTGATTTCAGGGACCGGGTGGCGCTGCCGGCTCTGCCGGCCCAGGTCGTGGCCGAGGACGCTTCCAACTGGTTTCGTACCGTGGTCATCGACAAGGGGCTCGAGGACGGCGTCCGGGAGGGGATGCCGGTGGTGGTGGCCGAGGGAGTCGTGGGACGCATCATCCGCTGCGGTGCCCACCAGGCGAGGGTTCTCCTGATCACAGATGCCTCGTCCGCCGTCGCCTCCCTGGTGCAGCGCAACCGGACCCGAGGGGTCTGCCGGGGGCGGGGCCAGACTCTGACCCTGGAGTTCGCACTGCGCCTGGAGGACATCAAGGCCGGCGACCGGATCGTCACCTCCGGAATGGGAGGGGTCTTTCCCAAGGGGCTTGTCATCGGGGAGGTTGTCAAGGTCTACCGCGGGGACTACGGGCTGTTCCAGAGCGTCGAGATGGCACCCGCCACCGATTTCGCGCGCCTGGAAGAGGTGCTGGTCCTGCTCGGGGAGGAGCCGTGA
- a CDS encoding rod shape-determining protein: MFNLFNAVWGLFSNDLAIDLGTANTLVYLKSKGIVVSEPSVVAVQKDSLGQKKVLAVGMEAKKMLGRTPGSIVAIRPMKDGVIADFDITEEMLRYFIQKVHNRKTLVRPRIVICVPSGITKVEKRAVKESAESAGAREVYLIEEPMAAAIGAGLPITEASGNMIVDIGGGTTEVAVISLAGIVYSKSVRVGGDKLDEALVQYMKRKYNLLIGERTAEQIKIEIGSAFPDDETRTMEVKGRDLVSGIPKTMEIDSNEVRDALTETVNAVVEAVRIALERTPPELAADIVDKGIVLAGGGANLRNLDVLLREETGLPVVIAEDPLSCVVLGSGKVLDELDLLKRVTVSS, translated from the coding sequence ATGTTCAACCTCTTCAATGCCGTGTGGGGGTTATTTTCCAACGATCTGGCCATCGATCTTGGTACTGCCAACACACTCGTTTATCTCAAGAGCAAGGGGATCGTCGTCAGCGAGCCTTCGGTCGTTGCCGTCCAGAAGGACAGCCTGGGCCAGAAGAAGGTCCTGGCCGTCGGCATGGAAGCCAAGAAAATGCTCGGCCGCACCCCGGGAAGCATCGTCGCCATCCGCCCCATGAAGGACGGGGTGATCGCTGATTTCGACATCACCGAGGAGATGCTGCGCTACTTCATCCAGAAGGTTCACAACCGCAAGACCCTGGTCCGGCCCCGCATCGTGATCTGCGTCCCCTCCGGGATCACCAAGGTGGAGAAGCGCGCGGTGAAGGAGTCGGCCGAGTCGGCCGGGGCCCGCGAGGTCTACCTCATCGAGGAGCCGATGGCAGCGGCCATCGGCGCCGGACTGCCCATCACCGAGGCATCGGGGAACATGATCGTCGATATCGGCGGCGGGACCACCGAGGTGGCGGTCATCTCCCTGGCAGGAATCGTCTACTCCAAGAGCGTCCGGGTCGGCGGGGACAAGCTGGACGAGGCCCTGGTGCAGTATATGAAGCGCAAGTACAACCTTCTCATCGGGGAGCGCACCGCCGAACAGATCAAGATCGAGATCGGCAGCGCCTTTCCCGATGACGAGACCCGCACCATGGAGGTCAAGGGGCGCGACCTTGTCAGCGGTATCCCCAAGACCATGGAGATCGACTCCAACGAGGTTCGCGACGCCCTGACCGAGACGGTCAACGCCGTGGTGGAGGCGGTTCGCATCGCCCTGGAGCGCACCCCGCCGGAATTGGCCGCCGATATCGTCGACAAGGGAATTGTCCTGGCCGGCGGCGGGGCCAACCTGAGGAACCTCGACGTGCTTCTGCGCGAGGAGACGGGCCTGCCCGTCGTCATTGCCGAAGATCCCCTCTCCTGCGTTGTTCTCGGTTCGGGCAAGGTGCTCGATGAACTCGACCTGCTCAAGAGGGTCACGGTGAGTTCCTGA
- a CDS encoding SurA N-terminal domain-containing protein — protein MLDLIRKKQKSVIVKIVFWAIIATFVGTIFLVWGKGSDGGPEASSAAITINGSEISFEDYQVSYSNLYRLYQNIYREQFTPALEKKLNLRQQAIDTLIDQTLLMEEAKRQKIKVSKQELVDSIAQVPAFQENGVFNKERYLQVLSYQRMTPDGFEQMQKRQLLIGKVQEQLKAEVTATADEITQEYREQNEMINLEFVRLAPALFEKKVKVDEEQLQAFFSENREDFRLPETVALRYLQFDPARYEKDVTLSEKELNKHYRRHLDRYEIPEQVKASHVLIKVAKDADQDSRAKKRALAEKVLEEARSGKDFAELADTYSDDAGSAAKGGELGFFTRGTMVAPFEQAAFALKPGDISGIVESSFGFHIIKSQGYIEAGIKPLADVLEEVQSSLRVEKAGRLAQEKAMDAYNVNRKTGDLEAAAKANDLGIKETGFFGRGEPIDGISDPAKVAASAFALQAGELARPVILPEGIVLLSVKERRDSRLPELDEVRDAVEQTFQRGKREEQARQAADEILAALKEGKKLKAQAKEHGVEIEETGLFARTYGDFIPRLGNVETLAQTAFDLTMESPAADEVYEIEGKYVVAALKERQEADMEKLDLAKHEQVRATLVTRKQEEALKERLQQLRDDAEIIIAPTIVAAIEKD, from the coding sequence ATGCTGGATCTGATTCGCAAAAAACAAAAATCTGTTATTGTCAAAATCGTATTCTGGGCCATTATCGCCACCTTCGTCGGCACCATCTTCCTGGTCTGGGGCAAAGGCTCCGACGGCGGACCGGAAGCCAGCAGCGCGGCGATTACCATCAACGGCAGTGAAATCAGCTTCGAAGACTATCAGGTGTCCTACAGCAACCTGTACCGCCTCTACCAGAATATCTACCGGGAGCAGTTCACCCCCGCCCTCGAGAAGAAACTGAACCTGAGGCAGCAGGCCATCGACACCCTCATCGACCAGACGCTCCTGATGGAGGAGGCGAAACGCCAGAAGATCAAGGTCTCCAAGCAGGAGCTGGTCGATTCCATCGCCCAGGTCCCCGCCTTTCAGGAAAACGGCGTGTTCAACAAGGAGCGCTACCTCCAGGTTCTCAGCTACCAGCGCATGACCCCCGACGGCTTCGAACAGATGCAGAAACGCCAGCTTCTCATCGGGAAGGTCCAGGAGCAGCTCAAGGCGGAGGTGACCGCCACCGCCGATGAAATCACCCAGGAATACCGCGAACAGAACGAGATGATCAATCTGGAGTTCGTGCGCCTCGCCCCCGCACTCTTTGAAAAGAAGGTAAAGGTGGACGAAGAGCAACTCCAGGCCTTCTTCTCAGAGAACCGCGAGGACTTCCGGTTGCCCGAGACGGTCGCCCTGCGCTACCTGCAGTTCGACCCCGCCCGCTACGAAAAAGACGTTACCCTGTCCGAAAAGGAACTGAACAAGCATTACCGGCGCCACCTCGACCGCTACGAGATCCCCGAACAGGTAAAGGCCTCCCACGTCCTTATCAAGGTGGCCAAGGACGCCGACCAGGACTCCCGCGCCAAGAAGCGCGCCCTGGCCGAAAAGGTTCTGGAAGAGGCCCGCTCCGGCAAGGATTTCGCCGAACTGGCCGACACCTACTCCGACGATGCCGGCAGCGCCGCCAAGGGCGGCGAGTTGGGCTTCTTCACCCGCGGCACCATGGTCGCCCCCTTTGAGCAGGCAGCCTTCGCCCTCAAGCCCGGCGATATCAGCGGGATCGTTGAATCGTCCTTCGGCTTCCACATCATCAAAAGCCAGGGTTACATCGAGGCCGGCATCAAGCCCCTGGCCGACGTGCTGGAGGAAGTCCAGAGCAGCCTGCGGGTCGAGAAGGCCGGGCGCCTGGCCCAGGAAAAGGCCATGGACGCCTACAACGTGAACCGCAAAACGGGCGATCTCGAAGCCGCCGCCAAGGCCAACGACCTCGGCATCAAAGAGACCGGCTTCTTTGGCCGCGGCGAGCCGATCGACGGCATCAGCGACCCCGCCAAGGTCGCCGCCTCTGCCTTCGCCCTCCAGGCCGGCGAACTGGCCCGCCCGGTCATCCTCCCCGAGGGCATCGTCCTGCTCTCCGTCAAGGAGCGACGCGACAGCAGGCTGCCCGAGCTCGACGAGGTCCGCGACGCCGTGGAACAGACGTTCCAGCGCGGCAAGCGCGAGGAGCAGGCCCGCCAGGCGGCCGACGAGATCCTCGCCGCCCTGAAGGAGGGCAAAAAGCTCAAGGCGCAGGCCAAAGAGCACGGAGTCGAAATCGAGGAGACCGGCCTCTTCGCCCGCACCTACGGCGACTTCATCCCCCGGCTCGGCAATGTCGAGACTCTCGCCCAAACCGCCTTCGACCTGACCATGGAGTCGCCGGCCGCCGACGAGGTCTACGAAATCGAAGGCAAGTACGTGGTCGCCGCCCTCAAGGAGCGACAGGAAGCCGACATGGAGAAGCTCGACCTGGCCAAGCACGAGCAGGTCCGGGCCACCCTGGTTACCCGCAAGCAGGAAGAAGCCCTCAAGGAGCGCCTCCAGCAGCTGCGCGACGACGCCGAAATCATCATCGCCCCGACCATCGTCGCGGCGATCGAAAAGGACTAG
- a CDS encoding phosphoribosylaminoimidazolesuccinocarboxamide synthase, translating into MTPLVLQTDCPDLQLANRGKVRDIYDLGEHLLIVTSDRISAFDVIMDEAIPNKGYVLTQISKFWFDQMGDIVPNHIVATEVDDFPAATHKYRDQLQGRSMLVKKAKPLPIECIVRGYISGSGWKEYQKLGSICGIDLPAGLTESQILPEPIFTPSTKAEIGEHDENISFDQAVDLCEPGLAEKARDVTVAIYQRARKLADAKGIIIADTKFEFGLYEGELIWIDEALTPDSSRFWPKDLYRAGGPQPSFDKQFLRDYLETLDWGKVAPPPPLPEEIVRKTGEKYVEAMTQLTGLTL; encoded by the coding sequence ATGACACCACTCGTATTGCAGACGGACTGCCCCGACCTTCAGCTCGCCAACCGGGGCAAAGTGCGCGACATCTACGACCTCGGAGAGCACCTGCTGATCGTGACCAGCGACCGCATCAGCGCCTTCGACGTCATCATGGACGAGGCGATCCCCAACAAGGGATACGTCCTGACCCAGATCTCCAAGTTCTGGTTCGACCAGATGGGGGACATCGTCCCCAACCACATCGTGGCCACTGAGGTCGACGACTTCCCCGCCGCCACCCACAAATACCGGGACCAGCTGCAGGGTCGCAGCATGCTGGTGAAAAAGGCCAAGCCCCTGCCCATCGAGTGCATCGTCCGGGGGTATATCTCCGGATCGGGCTGGAAAGAGTATCAGAAACTCGGCAGCATCTGCGGCATCGACCTGCCGGCGGGGCTGACCGAGAGCCAGATTCTGCCCGAGCCGATCTTCACCCCCTCCACCAAGGCCGAGATCGGCGAGCACGACGAGAACATCTCCTTCGACCAGGCGGTCGATCTGTGCGAGCCCGGACTGGCCGAGAAGGCCCGGGACGTCACCGTCGCCATCTACCAGAGGGCCCGCAAGCTGGCCGACGCCAAGGGAATCATCATCGCCGACACCAAGTTCGAGTTCGGCCTCTACGAAGGCGAGCTGATCTGGATCGACGAGGCCCTGACCCCCGACTCCTCCCGCTTCTGGCCCAAGGACCTGTACCGGGCCGGCGGACCCCAGCCGAGCTTCGACAAGCAGTTCCTGCGCGACTACCTCGAAACCCTCGACTGGGGCAAGGTGGCGCCGCCTCCGCCCCTGCCCGAAGAGATCGTCCGCAAGACGGGCGAGAAATACGTCGAGGCCATGACCCAGCTGACGGGTCTGACCCTCTAG
- a CDS encoding NCS2 family permease, translated as MAMLERTFQLRRHGATVRTEAVAGATTFLTAAYIIFVHPSILAGAGMDKGALTTVTCLVAALATLLVALWANAPLMMAPGMGLNAFFTYTLVLGQGIAWQTALGVVFLSGIVFLVLSWLGVRERLVRAIPSSLRLAASVGIGLFIAFIGLQNLGIVVRSEAVLVQLGAFTTEAMLGLLGLLLAILLEARRVRGAILLAILATAAAGMAAGVSPLPAGLVALPPSPAPIALQLDIAGAMQIALWSSIFSFMFVDLFDSLGTLLAVCREAGMADDRGEIPALPRMLAADAFATVGGALLGTSTTTAFIESASGVSAGGRTGLTGVFTALFFLLAAFFTPLIAAVPPYATAPALIVVGIFMMRGIGQIDFYNFEEGAPAFLTLLLMPLTYSIATGLAFGFLSTVLLKLFLGKIRQCDPFLVGAAALSLVSLLV; from the coding sequence ATCGCCATGCTCGAGCGCACCTTTCAGCTCCGCCGCCACGGCGCCACCGTCCGCACCGAGGCCGTCGCCGGGGCCACCACCTTCCTCACCGCCGCCTACATCATCTTCGTCCACCCCTCCATCCTCGCCGGGGCCGGCATGGACAAAGGGGCCCTGACCACGGTGACCTGCCTGGTGGCCGCCCTGGCCACGCTGCTGGTCGCCCTGTGGGCCAACGCCCCCCTGATGATGGCCCCGGGCATGGGGCTCAACGCCTTCTTCACCTACACTCTGGTCCTCGGCCAGGGCATCGCCTGGCAGACCGCCCTCGGGGTCGTCTTCCTCTCTGGGATCGTTTTCCTCGTCCTCTCCTGGCTGGGAGTCCGTGAGCGCCTCGTGCGGGCCATCCCTTCCTCCCTGCGCCTGGCCGCCTCGGTCGGCATCGGCCTGTTCATCGCCTTTATCGGCCTGCAGAACCTGGGGATTGTCGTCCGAAGCGAAGCGGTCCTGGTCCAGCTCGGTGCCTTTACCACAGAAGCCATGCTCGGCCTGCTCGGCCTGCTCCTGGCGATCCTTCTCGAGGCCCGCCGGGTGCGCGGCGCGATCCTCCTGGCCATTCTCGCCACCGCTGCCGCCGGAATGGCCGCAGGCGTCTCCCCCCTCCCCGCCGGCCTGGTCGCACTGCCCCCCTCGCCCGCCCCGATCGCCCTGCAGCTCGACATCGCCGGGGCGATGCAGATCGCCCTGTGGTCGAGCATCTTCTCCTTCATGTTCGTCGATCTCTTCGACAGCCTCGGCACCCTGCTCGCCGTCTGCCGCGAGGCGGGAATGGCCGACGACCGGGGAGAGATTCCTGCGCTGCCCCGCATGCTCGCCGCCGACGCCTTCGCCACGGTCGGCGGGGCCCTGCTCGGCACCAGCACAACGACCGCCTTTATCGAGTCGGCCAGCGGCGTCTCCGCCGGCGGACGCACCGGACTCACCGGGGTGTTCACCGCCCTGTTCTTCCTGCTGGCGGCCTTCTTCACCCCGCTGATCGCCGCGGTTCCTCCCTACGCCACCGCCCCGGCCCTGATCGTGGTCGGCATCTTCATGATGCGCGGAATCGGCCAGATCGACTTCTACAATTTCGAGGAAGGGGCCCCCGCCTTTCTCACCCTCCTCCTCATGCCCCTGACCTACTCCAT